Proteins from a genomic interval of Ralstonia wenshanensis:
- a CDS encoding SDR family oxidoreductase, whose product MKIVVIGGSGLIGSRVVTLLSEAGHAVLAASPRNGVNSVTGEGLSDALTDADVVVDVTNAPSWEPQAVLDFFRSSARNLGKAEVAAGVRHHVALSIVGTDRMADNAYFTAKVAQEEAIEAAGVPYTIVRATQFMEFIGGIADFSTVAGTVRVGDGLFQPIAADDIAAILAQVALAEPLNGTVDIAGPDRAPFAQIIARYLESIGDARQVVTDPDARYYGGLVEQLSLVPLGEARIGRTGLDQWLGTQAKDR is encoded by the coding sequence ATGAAGATTGTCGTCATCGGTGGTTCGGGCCTGATCGGCTCACGTGTTGTCACGCTGCTCAGCGAAGCAGGACATGCGGTGCTTGCCGCCTCGCCGCGCAACGGCGTCAACTCCGTAACGGGCGAGGGCCTGAGCGACGCACTCACCGACGCGGATGTCGTTGTTGATGTGACGAATGCACCGTCGTGGGAGCCGCAAGCGGTGCTCGACTTCTTCCGCAGCTCGGCGCGCAATCTTGGCAAGGCAGAAGTTGCCGCGGGCGTGCGCCATCACGTCGCGCTGTCCATCGTCGGCACGGATCGGATGGCGGACAACGCCTATTTCACTGCCAAAGTGGCGCAGGAAGAAGCCATCGAAGCGGCCGGCGTGCCGTACACGATCGTGCGTGCAACGCAGTTCATGGAGTTCATCGGCGGCATTGCCGACTTCAGCACGGTCGCAGGCACGGTACGCGTGGGCGACGGCCTGTTCCAGCCGATCGCGGCCGACGATATTGCGGCAATCCTCGCTCAGGTGGCACTCGCGGAACCGCTGAACGGCACGGTCGACATTGCCGGACCGGACCGCGCGCCCTTCGCCCAGATCATCGCGCGCTATCTGGAATCCATTGGCGACGCACGCCAAGTGGTGACCGATCCCGACGCGCGGTACTACGGCGGCCTGGTCGAGCAACTGTCGCTCGTGCCGCTCGGCGAGGCTCGAATCGGACGCACCGGTCTCGATCAATGGCTTGGCACGCAGGCAAAAGACCGTTGA
- a CDS encoding carboxymuconolactone decarboxylase family protein encodes MTQRLNYFQQSPELSKKLVELNTLLQKTTIETHIRELVELRVSQINGCAFCVDMHVKMAKIHGERELRLYHVAIWRESTLFSPRERAALAWAEVLTQIPALGVSDDIYDSVRAQYSEKELADLTFLVGAINSWNRLNVAFRMVPGSSDKAFGLDKAHLE; translated from the coding sequence ATGACGCAACGCCTCAACTACTTTCAGCAATCCCCGGAACTGAGCAAGAAGCTCGTGGAACTCAACACGCTGCTTCAGAAAACCACAATCGAGACGCACATCCGTGAGCTTGTCGAACTGCGCGTGTCGCAAATCAACGGCTGCGCATTCTGCGTCGACATGCACGTCAAGATGGCGAAGATCCACGGCGAGCGTGAACTGCGCCTGTACCACGTGGCGATCTGGCGGGAGTCGACGCTGTTCTCGCCGCGCGAGCGTGCTGCGCTGGCGTGGGCTGAAGTGCTGACCCAGATTCCCGCCTTGGGCGTGTCGGACGACATTTACGACAGCGTGCGCGCCCAGTACTCCGAAAAGGAGCTGGCCGATCTCACGTTCCTGGTGGGCGCGATCAACAGCTGGAACCGGCTGAACGTGGCGTTCCGCATGGTGCCCGGTTCGTCGGACAAGGCATTCGGCCTGGACAAGGCCCACCTGGAGTAA
- a CDS encoding cupin domain-containing protein, whose product MKNPVCFAAAVVCSCLLMAQLVKAAPEASVTPLRSESLPEFPGKEAEMIVVDYPPGAVDPVHRHDAHAFVYVLEGSIVMSLNGGKEVTLKAGDTFHEGPNDIHTVGRNASATQPAKFVVFLIKKKGAPILTPVK is encoded by the coding sequence ATGAAAAATCCAGTGTGCTTCGCTGCAGCCGTGGTGTGTTCGTGCCTGCTGATGGCGCAGTTGGTCAAGGCGGCGCCAGAAGCGAGCGTGACGCCGTTGCGCTCGGAATCGTTGCCCGAGTTCCCGGGCAAGGAGGCCGAGATGATCGTGGTGGACTATCCGCCGGGCGCGGTCGACCCCGTGCATCGTCATGACGCGCACGCCTTTGTCTATGTGCTCGAAGGCAGCATCGTCATGAGTTTGAATGGCGGCAAGGAGGTCACGCTCAAGGCCGGCGATACGTTCCACGAAGGTCCCAACGATATCCATACCGTCGGGCGCAACGCCAGCGCCACGCAGCCGGCCAAGTTTGTGGTGTTCCTGATCAAGAAGAAAGGCGCGCCGATCCTGACGCCGGTGAAGTAG
- a CDS encoding TetR/AcrR family transcriptional regulator, whose product MPRTSPPRPAKASKSATAATAAAPAATVVEEKEPRGARRKRETRSRLLEAALKLMAEKGMEGVAINEITEAADVGFGSFYNHFESKEAIYLALTDWVFEEFADTLDRIAGGLADPAEVIAVSVRHTLLRARREPVWGQFLIREGFSPRILSRGLGQRLLRDIGRGVAARRFDAPDPLMSLISVGGTVLAAVAVGVQIDAQSEPAATLLKDLAPNESDLPERAASALLRMLGLSHTEAEEIAHRPLPKMGANAEVLQAQP is encoded by the coding sequence ATGCCCCGGACTTCCCCGCCCCGCCCCGCCAAGGCCTCCAAATCCGCCACAGCGGCTACCGCTGCCGCACCAGCCGCCACCGTCGTTGAAGAAAAGGAGCCACGTGGAGCGCGTCGCAAACGCGAGACACGGTCGCGCCTGTTAGAGGCAGCGCTCAAGTTGATGGCCGAGAAGGGAATGGAGGGCGTTGCGATCAACGAGATCACCGAGGCCGCGGATGTCGGCTTTGGCTCGTTCTACAACCACTTCGAATCGAAAGAGGCGATCTACCTGGCGCTGACGGACTGGGTGTTCGAGGAGTTCGCAGACACGCTGGACCGGATTGCCGGCGGCCTTGCCGACCCTGCCGAAGTGATTGCCGTATCCGTGCGGCACACGCTGCTACGCGCGCGACGTGAGCCGGTGTGGGGGCAATTCCTGATTCGCGAAGGATTTTCGCCGCGCATCCTCAGCCGTGGGCTTGGCCAGCGGCTGCTTCGCGACATTGGGCGGGGTGTTGCGGCACGTCGGTTTGACGCGCCCGATCCATTGATGAGTCTGATTTCCGTTGGCGGCACCGTCCTCGCCGCCGTGGCTGTAGGCGTGCAGATCGATGCGCAATCGGAGCCGGCAGCCACGCTGCTGAAAGACCTCGCCCCCAATGAAAGCGATCTTCCGGAACGGGCGGCATCCGCGCTGCTGCGCATGCTCGGATTGAGCCACACAGAAGCCGAAGAGATTGCGCATCGCCCATTGCCAAAGATGGGCGCAAACGCCGAGGTTTTACAAGCGCAACCGTAG
- a CDS encoding FAD-dependent monooxygenase encodes MAANLLARYGVRVLVVEKSTEIFMAPRAIALDNEALRILQMAAIGERELDTIAIPFVRMRSPVFGEFARVNTLGGADGHPKLVTFYQPDLERSLRRQLQQYDGVHTALGAECKGLEATDDHVVASVALACGQTHRVRARYVIGADGASSVVRGLIGQAFKGKTFAEDWLIVDARNVPSPIDHVEFLCNHRRPTPHMTAPGGRERWEFMLSPGETRAEMESDERIRTLLKPWCNVDDIVIERKAVYRFHARVVDTFSRGRVFLAGDAAHITPPFVGQGLVAGLRDVANLCWKLAWVVQGRAAPGILDSYDRERRPHAKAMINLAKFMGKLVMPRNAGVALLTHGLMRFVRLVPPLRTQLEELGIKPKNAFARGLFVDGKGGSRLRRGAVLAQGWVRGCDGTTQLSDGVFGGALALIGFGQDVSTQLDADTANAFAAAGGKVFRITHRGQRLHVAQGESWEDLEGVFLPRSVPFGWAAVVRPDRTIVHDGPAQDAARLVRESLALLGTSAGQASSLAPSHAPLEVSP; translated from the coding sequence ATGGCGGCAAATCTGCTGGCCAGATACGGCGTACGGGTACTGGTCGTGGAGAAATCCACCGAGATCTTCATGGCGCCCCGCGCCATCGCACTCGACAACGAAGCGCTGCGCATCCTGCAGATGGCGGCTATCGGCGAGCGCGAACTCGACACCATCGCGATCCCGTTTGTGCGTATGCGCTCGCCGGTGTTTGGCGAATTCGCACGCGTCAATACGCTCGGCGGCGCCGATGGCCATCCAAAGCTCGTCACGTTCTACCAACCCGATCTCGAGCGCAGCCTGCGGCGCCAGCTCCAGCAGTACGACGGGGTGCATACCGCGCTGGGCGCCGAGTGCAAGGGGCTTGAGGCCACTGACGACCACGTCGTCGCCTCAGTCGCGTTGGCTTGCGGACAGACGCATCGCGTGCGTGCGCGCTACGTCATCGGCGCAGACGGCGCCAGCTCCGTCGTTCGCGGGTTGATCGGCCAGGCCTTCAAGGGCAAGACGTTTGCCGAAGACTGGCTCATCGTCGATGCGCGCAACGTGCCGAGCCCGATCGACCACGTTGAGTTCCTCTGCAACCATCGCCGCCCGACGCCTCACATGACGGCCCCGGGCGGCCGCGAACGCTGGGAGTTCATGCTCAGTCCCGGTGAGACGCGCGCCGAAATGGAATCGGACGAACGCATCCGCACCTTGCTCAAGCCCTGGTGCAACGTCGACGACATCGTCATCGAGCGCAAGGCCGTCTATCGCTTCCACGCGCGCGTGGTCGATACGTTCAGCAGGGGGCGTGTCTTTCTTGCCGGAGACGCCGCGCACATTACGCCGCCCTTCGTTGGGCAAGGGCTCGTTGCCGGCCTGCGGGATGTGGCCAATCTCTGCTGGAAGCTGGCATGGGTCGTCCAGGGCAGGGCAGCGCCGGGCATTCTTGATTCGTACGATCGCGAACGCCGCCCGCATGCGAAGGCGATGATCAATCTCGCCAAGTTCATGGGCAAGCTGGTGATGCCGCGCAACGCCGGCGTTGCGTTGCTCACGCACGGGCTCATGCGCTTTGTGCGCCTGGTTCCCCCGCTGCGCACGCAGCTCGAAGAACTCGGCATCAAACCGAAGAACGCGTTCGCACGGGGCCTGTTTGTCGATGGAAAGGGCGGCTCCCGTTTGCGCCGTGGCGCCGTGCTTGCCCAAGGCTGGGTGCGCGGCTGCGATGGTACGACCCAACTGAGCGATGGCGTATTCGGCGGCGCGCTCGCGTTGATCGGCTTTGGCCAAGACGTCAGCACACAACTGGATGCCGACACCGCCAACGCGTTTGCCGCGGCGGGCGGCAAGGTGTTCCGCATCACGCATCGCGGCCAGCGCCTGCACGTGGCGCAAGGCGAGTCGTGGGAAGACCTGGAAGGGGTTTTCCTGCCGCGCTCGGTGCCCTTTGGCTGGGCCGCTGTCGTCCGCCCCGATCGCACCATCGTCCATGACGGCCCGGCACAGGACGCCGCGCGCCTTGTACGAGAAAGCCTCGCATTGCTCGGCACATCTGCCGGGCAGGCGTCTTCCCTGGCCCCGTCGCACGCGCCGCTTGAGGTCTCACCATGA
- a CDS encoding VOC family protein: MKLTTSQPARHPNPTTKAIELAYLIFERPDLTKAEQFLTDFGLHTVARDDERLFMRGTSAAPFCYVVHKADTDRFVGFGLRVADSKDLEALARVPDASGVEPITAPGGGLCVRLRDPSGFRVDAVWGQAPSGTLPHRAALALNTADSIVRVNDTQRVQAKPQEVIRLGHVVLEVADYQATSAWYTQHFGFIPSDVQVLPDGSPAVAFMRLDLGATPADHHTLALAQGFAPIYSHSAFEVIDADAIGMGQRILRERGWKHAWGIGRHILGSQIFDYWQDPWGDKHEHYCDGDMFTADQPTGIHAVSREAMSQWGPVMPRSFTKPKLSLSKLVALLRNLRNSPDLTVGKLRTLAKLFA; the protein is encoded by the coding sequence ATGAAACTCACGACTTCCCAACCTGCCCGCCACCCGAACCCGACCACCAAGGCGATCGAACTCGCTTACCTGATTTTCGAGCGGCCAGACCTGACCAAGGCAGAGCAGTTCCTGACCGACTTCGGTCTGCACACCGTGGCGCGCGATGACGAACGGCTGTTCATGCGAGGCACCAGTGCCGCCCCGTTCTGCTACGTCGTTCACAAGGCAGATACAGACCGCTTTGTCGGATTCGGCTTGCGTGTTGCCGACAGCAAAGACCTGGAAGCGCTCGCCCGCGTGCCGGATGCGTCAGGCGTGGAGCCCATCACCGCACCGGGCGGCGGACTGTGCGTACGCCTGCGTGATCCGTCTGGCTTTCGCGTCGACGCTGTCTGGGGCCAGGCGCCCAGCGGCACGCTGCCGCATCGCGCGGCACTGGCGCTCAATACGGCCGACAGCATCGTCCGCGTGAATGACACGCAGCGCGTTCAGGCGAAGCCGCAGGAGGTCATCCGCCTGGGCCACGTCGTGCTGGAAGTGGCCGACTACCAGGCCACGAGCGCTTGGTACACACAGCACTTCGGCTTCATTCCCAGCGATGTGCAGGTGCTGCCCGATGGCTCACCGGCGGTGGCGTTCATGCGGCTCGACCTGGGCGCAACGCCTGCCGATCACCACACGCTCGCGCTCGCCCAGGGCTTCGCGCCCATCTACAGCCACAGCGCATTTGAAGTGATCGACGCCGATGCCATCGGCATGGGGCAGCGCATCCTGCGCGAACGCGGCTGGAAGCATGCGTGGGGCATCGGCCGGCACATCCTGGGCAGCCAGATCTTCGACTACTGGCAAGACCCCTGGGGCGACAAGCACGAACACTACTGCGACGGCGATATGTTCACCGCCGACCAGCCCACCGGGATCCATGCCGTGAGCCGTGAAGCGATGTCGCAATGGGGCCCCGTCATGCCGCGCAGCTTTACGAAGCCCAAGCTCTCTCTGTCCAAGCTCGTCGCGCTGCTGCGCAACCTGCGCAACAGCCCCGACCTTACAGTCGGCAAGTTGCGTACGCTGGCCAAGCTGTTCGCTTAA
- a CDS encoding fumarylacetoacetate hydrolase family protein, translating to MALNVLHYRYQGRAQWGVIRAGMITPIPGDFPTTAAFLQSNTVEALSGLAGAAIKVSEVEILSPVTRNQQFVCLGANYRQHMIESGMNPDAKHFNMVFTKAPGCIVPATSDVVRPRHVRFLDYEIELGLVMKREVTTRESVTDANLHDYVAGIVIVNDYSARDIQIPQMQFYKGKSYRTFGPVGPYLCLLQQRDFGRLRDLQLRLTVNGVIRQSDSTANLVHGPAETLTELSGVHDLHTGDLIATGTPAGCALSVPSPAKQRIAALLPEVTKWRMFMKVQAARPQYLKPGDVVEARIFSADSEIDLGTQRNRVVEDAA from the coding sequence ATGGCACTGAATGTTCTGCATTACCGATACCAGGGTCGCGCCCAGTGGGGCGTGATCCGCGCCGGCATGATCACGCCCATTCCGGGCGATTTCCCGACCACCGCTGCGTTTCTCCAGTCCAACACGGTGGAAGCGCTCTCGGGATTGGCCGGCGCCGCCATCAAGGTGTCTGAGGTCGAAATCCTTTCGCCGGTCACGCGCAATCAGCAGTTCGTTTGTCTGGGTGCGAACTATCGGCAGCACATGATCGAGTCGGGCATGAACCCGGACGCCAAGCACTTCAACATGGTGTTCACCAAGGCGCCGGGCTGCATCGTGCCTGCCACGTCCGACGTGGTGCGGCCACGCCACGTGCGGTTTCTCGACTACGAGATCGAGCTGGGCCTCGTCATGAAACGCGAGGTGACGACGCGCGAGTCGGTCACGGATGCCAATCTGCATGACTACGTGGCGGGCATTGTCATCGTCAATGACTACTCGGCGCGCGACATCCAGATTCCGCAGATGCAGTTCTACAAGGGCAAGAGCTATCGCACGTTCGGCCCGGTGGGCCCGTACCTGTGCCTGTTGCAGCAACGCGACTTCGGCCGGCTGCGCGATCTGCAACTCAGGCTGACCGTCAACGGCGTGATCCGGCAAAGCGATTCCACCGCCAACCTGGTCCACGGGCCCGCAGAAACCTTGACCGAGCTGTCGGGCGTTCACGATCTGCACACCGGTGACCTGATCGCCACGGGTACGCCCGCTGGCTGCGCGCTGAGCGTTCCGTCCCCCGCGAAGCAGCGCATCGCTGCGCTGTTGCCGGAAGTCACCAAGTGGCGGATGTTCATGAAGGTGCAGGCTGCGCGCCCGCAATACCTGAAGCCCGGCGACGTTGTCGAAGCGCGCATCTTCAGCGCAGACAGCGAGATCGACCTCGGCACGCAGCGCAACCGCGTGGTGGAAGACGCAGCATGA
- a CDS encoding acyl-CoA synthetase, giving the protein MNGIANQSDILAIEVRGMPADLPTSTYEMIRRGAAINPSAPALSFFLRAADHRKAQTWTYHELVRDITRTANLLTRLGIRRDEVVAYVLPNLPETHFVIWGGEAAGTVCAINPLLEGPAIADLLKAAGARVLVTLAPFPGTDLWPKVQRILGEVASLEHLVLVNLADRVRGPKGWMARLVQRRECTRLHGRDGVRAAVPRHIHLHDFGRAMARESGATLAYPRVFKAGDTSSYFCTGGTTGLPKIAMRSHGNEVANAWAAGQFLGNSVGPGKTIFCGLPLFHVNAVLATGLLPFSKGAHVVLGTPQGYRGDGVVARFWEIVERHRINFFSAVPTLYAALLDVPVGERDISSLEYGLCGAAPMPVEVFRTFQQRTGVKILEGYGLTEGTCVSSVNPPLGDRRLGSIGLRVPGQRMKAVVLGEDGRYVRDCVTDEPGVLVISGPNVFGGYVQPEHNKGLWIDLGDVRAWLNTGDLGRMDRDGYFWLTGRKKELIIRGGHNIDPATIEEPLHRHPAVQIAAAIGRPDMHAGELPVAYVQLKPGATTSHEELANFVREAILERAAQPKLIHIVDAMPLTAVGKIFKPALKRMETADALHCALREAGIEGVRLVLDEDKTTGILVRAGLRDPAMHDGVAAVLGRFPFSFSISPDGGAPP; this is encoded by the coding sequence ATGAACGGCATTGCAAACCAGAGCGACATCCTCGCCATTGAAGTGCGGGGAATGCCCGCAGACCTACCGACCAGTACGTACGAGATGATCCGGCGCGGCGCCGCCATCAATCCGTCTGCTCCGGCGCTCTCGTTCTTCCTGCGCGCGGCAGATCATCGCAAGGCGCAGACGTGGACGTATCACGAGCTGGTGCGAGACATCACGCGCACGGCCAACCTGTTGACGCGGCTCGGTATTCGCCGCGATGAAGTGGTGGCCTACGTGCTGCCGAATCTGCCCGAAACGCATTTCGTGATCTGGGGCGGAGAGGCAGCGGGCACGGTCTGCGCCATCAATCCGCTGCTCGAAGGGCCTGCCATTGCCGATCTGCTGAAGGCGGCCGGCGCGCGCGTGCTGGTCACGCTGGCGCCGTTTCCCGGAACCGATCTGTGGCCCAAGGTGCAGCGCATTCTGGGTGAAGTGGCATCGCTCGAGCATCTGGTGCTCGTCAATCTGGCTGATCGCGTGCGCGGGCCCAAGGGCTGGATGGCGCGGCTCGTGCAGCGCCGGGAATGCACACGGCTGCACGGCCGGGACGGTGTTCGCGCCGCCGTGCCCAGACATATCCACCTGCACGATTTCGGCAGGGCGATGGCGCGTGAATCTGGCGCAACGCTCGCGTATCCGCGCGTGTTCAAAGCAGGGGATACCTCTTCGTATTTCTGCACAGGCGGCACCACGGGGCTACCCAAGATTGCCATGCGCAGCCATGGCAATGAAGTGGCCAATGCGTGGGCGGCCGGGCAGTTCCTCGGCAACAGCGTGGGGCCCGGCAAGACGATCTTCTGCGGGTTGCCGCTGTTTCATGTGAACGCGGTGCTGGCAACCGGGCTTCTGCCGTTTTCCAAGGGTGCGCACGTGGTGCTCGGCACACCGCAGGGGTATCGCGGCGACGGAGTTGTCGCGCGCTTCTGGGAAATCGTCGAGCGCCACCGCATCAACTTCTTCAGCGCCGTGCCGACCCTGTATGCGGCGTTGCTGGATGTGCCCGTGGGCGAGCGCGACATCAGCTCGTTGGAATACGGCCTGTGCGGCGCGGCACCCATGCCCGTTGAAGTCTTCCGCACGTTCCAGCAGCGCACCGGCGTCAAGATTCTGGAGGGCTACGGCCTGACGGAAGGCACCTGCGTGAGCAGCGTCAACCCACCGCTGGGCGACCGGCGGCTCGGCTCCATTGGCCTGCGTGTGCCGGGCCAGCGCATGAAGGCCGTGGTGCTCGGTGAAGACGGGCGGTATGTGCGCGATTGCGTTACGGACGAACCTGGGGTCCTGGTCATCTCGGGGCCAAACGTGTTTGGCGGCTACGTGCAGCCAGAGCACAACAAGGGCTTGTGGATCGACCTGGGCGATGTCCGGGCGTGGCTCAACACCGGCGATCTTGGCCGCATGGATCGGGATGGCTATTTCTGGCTGACCGGCAGAAAGAAGGAACTCATCATCCGTGGTGGCCACAACATTGATCCGGCCACCATTGAGGAGCCGCTGCACCGGCACCCGGCTGTTCAGATTGCGGCGGCCATCGGGCGGCCAGATATGCATGCGGGCGAACTGCCAGTGGCATACGTCCAGCTCAAGCCCGGCGCCACGACCAGCCACGAAGAACTTGCGAACTTCGTGCGCGAAGCAATCCTTGAGCGCGCTGCGCAGCCAAAGCTGATTCACATCGTTGATGCGATGCCGCTCACGGCGGTGGGCAAGATCTTCAAGCCCGCGCTCAAACGCATGGAAACCGCCGATGCCTTGCACTGCGCGTTGCGCGAGGCAGGTATCGAGGGTGTGCGCCTCGTGCTGGATGAGGACAAGACCACCGGCATCCTGGTACGTGCCGGCCTGCGTGATCCCGCAATGCACGATGGTGTAGCGGCGGTCCTTGGCCGATTCCCATTTTCGTTTTCCATCTCGCCAGACGGAGGCGCGCCTCCCTAG
- a CDS encoding OmpW/AlkL family protein: protein MAHFTLRFAPARSFFAVAAAIAMAAPVAHAQSNEAQTASDGSFFDRYIRGRNVLSVGVLHIQPTDSSTPLSTSTSALGLGTYESPGTSAKTGSSTTLSLTQTYFVNDNWAVTAVGGIPPTTNIYGRGKVVAPVPGLGNLTLIDLGLPKNNPVASARAWNPALIGQYYFGTAQSRLRPFIGAGVSYNFFTQLRLNSNFVSAMQNLGQVLQLGMGQIPTGPAKVSAATSSSWAPVANIGMSYEFAPNWTLVGTVAYLPLKTTSTITLRSQEGQVLAVNKTQINVKPVVFSLNVGYRF, encoded by the coding sequence ATGGCGCACTTCACTCTGCGCTTCGCCCCCGCTCGTTCTTTTTTTGCCGTGGCAGCCGCCATCGCAATGGCAGCGCCCGTGGCGCATGCCCAATCCAACGAGGCGCAGACCGCCAGCGATGGCAGCTTCTTTGACCGCTACATCCGCGGGCGCAACGTGCTTTCGGTTGGGGTGCTTCATATTCAACCCACGGATTCGTCAACGCCGCTGTCCACCTCGACCAGCGCGCTCGGCCTGGGCACCTATGAATCGCCTGGCACCAGTGCCAAGACGGGCAGCTCAACCACGCTGTCGCTCACGCAGACGTATTTCGTCAACGACAACTGGGCCGTCACGGCGGTCGGCGGCATCCCGCCCACCACGAACATCTACGGCCGCGGCAAGGTCGTGGCGCCCGTGCCGGGGCTTGGAAATCTAACGCTCATTGATCTGGGGCTGCCCAAGAACAACCCCGTTGCATCTGCCCGTGCGTGGAACCCGGCGCTCATTGGGCAGTACTACTTCGGCACCGCGCAGAGCAGGCTGCGCCCGTTCATTGGCGCGGGCGTCAGCTACAACTTCTTCACCCAACTGCGCCTGAACTCGAATTTCGTCAGCGCCATGCAGAACCTCGGCCAAGTCCTGCAGTTGGGCATGGGCCAGATCCCGACCGGCCCCGCCAAAGTGTCGGCAGCGACCTCCAGTTCCTGGGCGCCCGTAGCCAACATCGGCATGTCGTACGAGTTCGCCCCGAACTGGACGCTTGTCGGTACCGTCGCCTATCTGCCTTTGAAGACTACATCCACCATCACGCTGCGCAGCCAGGAAGGCCAAGTGCTGGCCGTCAACAAGACGCAGATCAACGTGAAGCCGGTCGTCTTCAGCCTGAATGTTGGATACCGGTTCTAG
- a CDS encoding DUF2334 domain-containing protein, with protein MKKVILACLLALSLLIVYRPITMPSAQAATTLKVLVLYDAPPNDPYSNLGFAYAIMLRNLLGHWNTTVSLVPIQNYTAGSVQANKATFYLGDYYNNTIPPAFLKDVMSTTSTVVWFKYNLWELAWDTVDYTNPTFTQKFGIAFDQVFGFNGNVYPSSSNPNPGFFDTVTYKGMSMVKYYSFNATTGAVSADPDIGITQVTDATKAQVLVNITDSQSGAVAPYVVRSGNFWYFADQPFSYIGPRDRYLAFCDLLHDILGDSASTAYTHRAMVRFEDMNAYTSTSSMKKLTDYLYSKHIPFSMATIPVYTDPNGYYNNGVPETITLANATGLKSAINYALKRGGRVMMHGYTHQYENIPNIDNAVSGNDFEFWYATANTPTDDDSLQWAGGRLDAGLQQFTNNGYKPFAWEAPHYESSPLSIAAVPPRFNSTYQRVVYFACTNNTTSSVTNTNTICSNGDLYTLNSTANNHAFAVGQFFPYVIYSDYYGQRIIPENLGNIEYNICNIDPFSCLTYTWQDIYLNAQYARVVRDGFASFFFHPFWLDSDMSGTAASNAFQDFQSLVSGITGLGYQWADASTLK; from the coding sequence ATGAAAAAAGTCATCCTGGCGTGCCTACTCGCGCTCAGTCTTCTTATCGTGTATCGGCCGATCACGATGCCATCGGCGCAGGCCGCAACGACCTTGAAGGTGCTGGTGCTGTATGACGCACCGCCAAACGACCCCTACAGCAATCTGGGGTTTGCCTACGCAATCATGCTGCGTAACCTGCTCGGGCACTGGAATACGACGGTCAGTCTGGTGCCAATCCAGAACTACACCGCTGGCTCGGTGCAAGCCAACAAGGCCACGTTCTATCTGGGCGATTACTACAACAACACCATCCCCCCCGCGTTCCTCAAGGACGTAATGTCGACCACCTCCACGGTGGTGTGGTTCAAGTACAACCTGTGGGAACTGGCTTGGGACACGGTCGATTACACCAATCCGACCTTCACCCAGAAATTCGGCATAGCCTTCGACCAGGTTTTCGGCTTCAACGGCAACGTCTATCCGTCGTCGAGCAATCCGAATCCGGGATTCTTCGATACCGTGACGTACAAGGGCATGTCGATGGTGAAGTACTACAGCTTCAATGCCACGACAGGTGCCGTCAGCGCTGACCCGGACATCGGCATCACGCAGGTGACGGACGCCACCAAAGCACAGGTGCTAGTGAACATCACTGACAGCCAGAGCGGGGCGGTTGCGCCCTATGTGGTTCGCTCGGGCAACTTCTGGTATTTCGCCGATCAACCGTTTTCATATATCGGCCCGCGTGACCGCTACCTGGCGTTTTGTGATCTGTTGCACGACATTCTGGGGGACAGCGCATCAACGGCGTACACCCACCGGGCCATGGTGCGCTTTGAAGACATGAACGCTTATACGAGTACCAGTTCGATGAAGAAGCTCACGGACTATCTGTACAGCAAGCACATTCCGTTTTCGATGGCGACCATCCCCGTCTATACAGACCCGAACGGGTACTACAACAACGGCGTGCCGGAGACGATTACGCTCGCTAACGCGACCGGGTTGAAATCTGCAATCAACTACGCGCTCAAGCGCGGGGGTAGGGTGATGATGCACGGCTACACGCATCAGTACGAGAACATTCCCAATATCGACAACGCAGTGAGTGGCAATGATTTCGAGTTCTGGTATGCGACCGCCAATACCCCGACCGACGACGACTCACTTCAGTGGGCTGGAGGGCGGCTGGATGCGGGCCTCCAGCAGTTCACCAATAACGGTTACAAGCCGTTTGCGTGGGAAGCCCCGCACTACGAATCGTCGCCGCTGTCGATCGCTGCAGTGCCGCCACGCTTCAACTCAACGTACCAGCGCGTGGTGTATTTCGCCTGCACCAATAACACCACGAGTAGCGTCACCAATACCAATACCATTTGTAGCAATGGCGATCTGTACACGCTCAATTCAACGGCCAACAACCATGCGTTTGCGGTCGGGCAGTTCTTTCCGTACGTGATCTATTCCGATTACTACGGCCAACGCATCATTCCTGAAAACCTGGGCAACATCGAATACAACATCTGCAATATCGATCCGTTCTCGTGCCTGACCTACACTTGGCAAGATATTTACCTGAATGCTCAATATGCTCGGGTGGTACGCGACGGTTTTGCCTCGTTCTTCTTTCACCCGTTCTGGCTGGACTCCGATATGTCAGGCACGGCTGCTTCCAACGCGTTCCAGGATTTCCAGAGCCTAGTGAGCGGCATTACTGGCCTGGGGTACCAATGGGCGGATGCAAGCACGCTTAAATAG